The following proteins come from a genomic window of bacterium:
- a CDS encoding ABC transporter permease, with translation MAAPSLARGAVADRPEPRPPRRIAWRRFRGNGTAVASAAFLLLMYAVAAGGPAITPYPPNAVDIMNANARPSPAHWLGTDENGRDVLARVIAGARTTMTVGLIAMVIAVVIGACVGSVGGYLGGWADGVLMRFTDGMMAIPYFFLVLIVVAVFGSTFRNILAAIGVTSWMVVARIVRGDVLRYRGLDFVLAARALGARSVRILVRHIVPQAAPSIIVAATFGVANAILLESALSYLGLGIQAPQASWGNMLSNAQAYVWENPLLPVYPGLLILVTVLAYNFLGDALRDALDPRYRESDV, from the coding sequence ATGGCGGCGCCATCCCTCGCGCGCGGCGCCGTGGCGGACCGGCCGGAGCCGCGCCCCCCTCGCCGGATCGCGTGGCGGCGCTTCAGGGGCAACGGGACGGCGGTCGCGTCCGCGGCGTTCCTGCTGCTCATGTACGCTGTCGCCGCGGGCGGCCCCGCGATCACCCCGTACCCGCCGAACGCCGTCGACATCATGAACGCCAACGCGCGCCCCTCGCCGGCGCACTGGCTCGGCACCGACGAGAACGGCCGGGACGTGCTCGCGCGGGTGATCGCCGGCGCGCGGACGACGATGACGGTCGGGCTGATCGCGATGGTCATCGCCGTCGTGATCGGGGCGTGCGTCGGCAGCGTCGGCGGCTACCTCGGCGGCTGGGCCGACGGGGTGCTGATGCGGTTTACGGACGGCATGATGGCGATCCCCTACTTCTTCCTGGTGCTGATCGTCGTCGCAGTCTTCGGCTCGACTTTCCGCAACATCCTCGCCGCGATCGGCGTCACGAGCTGGATGGTCGTGGCCCGGATCGTCCGCGGCGACGTGCTGCGGTACCGCGGGCTCGACTTCGTGCTCGCGGCGCGGGCGCTCGGCGCGCGCTCCGTCCGGATCCTGGTCCGGCACATCGTGCCGCAGGCCGCGCCGTCGATCATCGTCGCGGCGACGTTCGGCGTGGCGAACGCGATCCTCCTGGAGTCGGCGCTCAGCTACCTCGGGCTCGGCATCCAGGCGCCGCAGGCGAGCTGGGGCAACATGCTCAGCAACGCGCAGGCGTACGTGTGGGAGAATCCGCTGCTCCCGGTCTATCCGGGCTTGCTGATTCTCGTCACCGTGCTGGCGTACAATTTTCTCGGCGACGCGCTGCGGGACGCGCTCGACCCGCGGTATCGCGAGAGCGACGTGTAG
- a CDS encoding M28 family peptidase: MSGTAEITGWSDPALEGRVLDGVSLKVPWRVVEDFSKLVRLSGSPEERRAFEILTRHLEKWGVPHQLHEPMCFISIPGPSTVRCNGAAYRAKTPAMSVSTGGQDVTGELVYVRGTGGESAYDVFSTGVEFGGTRVAGKIVLTEGMASPGKVKDLMAAGALAGIFINPGQNIHEGICTTIWGTPDLDSAPRQPSIPVVAVNHPDGTALVRAAQQEARASVATQLDTGWRRIPVLVAEIPGRQAPDEFVLLHGHLDGWHYGVGDNATGDATMLELARVFWRHRRRLARTLRIAWWSGHSHGRYAGSTWYSDAHALDLARHGVAQVNCDSPGCRWATTFNHLTAMSETVPLVEAAIRSTAGITPQPERPPRAGDYSFNDIGLSSFYMLSSTMSEEDRAAKHYYAVGGCGGNIAWHTEDDLMEIADKDNLLRDMRVYAASVLRVLQAPVHPFDWTRTAAEFRDTLEQYQRAAGGQFDFGPARAALEALQAGLESFYGKAPARGTPKTAAVRRFNAAQRRLGRLLIPANYSRVPAFWHDPAVNVPPLPDLAPALGASRTAGNAAQEGILRAHLTRGQNRLAWALEQAREVVERGTR, translated from the coding sequence ATGAGTGGTACGGCGGAGATCACGGGGTGGAGCGACCCGGCGCTGGAGGGGCGCGTGCTGGACGGCGTCTCGCTGAAGGTGCCGTGGCGGGTGGTCGAGGACTTCTCGAAGCTCGTGCGGCTCTCCGGATCGCCGGAGGAGCGCCGGGCGTTCGAGATCCTGACGCGCCACCTCGAGAAATGGGGCGTGCCGCATCAGCTGCACGAGCCGATGTGCTTCATCTCCATCCCCGGGCCCTCGACCGTGCGCTGCAACGGCGCCGCCTACCGGGCCAAGACCCCCGCGATGTCGGTCTCCACCGGCGGGCAGGACGTGACGGGCGAGCTCGTCTACGTGCGCGGGACCGGCGGCGAGAGCGCCTACGACGTCTTCTCGACCGGCGTCGAGTTCGGCGGGACGCGCGTCGCGGGCAAGATCGTTCTCACCGAGGGCATGGCGTCGCCCGGCAAGGTCAAGGACCTGATGGCGGCCGGGGCGCTGGCCGGCATCTTCATCAACCCCGGCCAGAACATCCACGAGGGCATCTGCACGACGATCTGGGGCACGCCGGACCTCGACTCGGCGCCGCGGCAGCCGTCGATTCCGGTCGTCGCGGTCAACCATCCCGACGGAACGGCGCTGGTCCGCGCCGCGCAGCAGGAGGCCCGCGCGTCCGTCGCCACCCAGCTCGACACCGGGTGGCGGAGGATTCCGGTGCTGGTCGCGGAGATCCCGGGACGTCAGGCGCCGGACGAGTTCGTGCTGCTGCACGGGCACCTCGACGGCTGGCACTACGGCGTCGGCGACAACGCCACGGGTGACGCGACGATGCTCGAACTCGCCCGCGTCTTCTGGCGGCACCGCCGCCGTCTCGCGCGCACGCTGCGGATCGCGTGGTGGTCCGGCCACTCCCACGGCCGCTACGCCGGCTCGACCTGGTACAGCGACGCGCACGCCCTGGACCTCGCCCGTCACGGCGTCGCGCAGGTCAACTGCGACTCGCCGGGCTGCCGCTGGGCGACGACCTTCAACCACCTGACCGCGATGAGCGAGACGGTGCCGCTCGTCGAGGCGGCGATCCGCTCGACGGCCGGGATCACGCCCCAGCCGGAGCGGCCGCCGCGCGCCGGCGACTACTCGTTCAACGACATCGGACTGTCCTCGTTCTACATGCTCAGCTCGACTATGTCGGAAGAGGACCGGGCGGCGAAGCACTACTACGCGGTCGGCGGCTGCGGCGGCAACATCGCGTGGCACACCGAGGACGACCTCATGGAGATCGCGGACAAGGACAACCTGCTCCGCGACATGCGCGTCTACGCCGCGTCGGTGCTGCGCGTGCTCCAGGCGCCGGTACATCCGTTCGACTGGACGCGGACCGCGGCCGAATTTCGCGACACGCTCGAGCAGTATCAACGGGCGGCCGGCGGGCAATTCGACTTCGGCCCCGCGCGCGCGGCGCTCGAGGCCCTTCAGGCCGGGCTCGAATCGTTTTACGGCAAGGCCCCGGCGCGGGGCACCCCCAAGACGGCCGCGGTGCGGCGGTTCAACGCCGCGCAGCGCCGCCTCGGCCGTCTGCTCATTCCCGCCAACTACAGCCGGGTGCCGGCGTTCTGGCACGACCCGGCGGTCAACGTGCCGCCGCTGCCCGATCTCGCGCCCGCCCTCGGCGCGTCGCGGACGGCCGGGAACGCGGCGCAGGAAGGGATCCTGCGCGCGCACCTGACCCGCGGGCAGAACCGCCTCGCCTGGGCGCTCGAGCAGGCGCGGGAGGTGGTGGAACGCGGGACGCGTTGA
- a CDS encoding M28 family peptidase: MSAVSQSSLVEYNRQIARWTRLSGSVEERNAADYAAEQLRAAGYETRIVTHDAYISLPGAASLAVTHPAPRDVFCITHSMGRSTQAAGVAADLVDVGKGRPEDYARAGFSYMVARGGSAGTAGKIALVDDLATPEQAVLGSRLGVAGLVFVSGRHAHEMCVSPVWGNPAPSTAGTLPAIPMVSVHQADGQALRRLCAEGRTAVRFAAEVRTGWTSTPIVLADLDAGHAAAEPEMFVLFSGHLDGWHLGAMDNGSANATTLEVARVLAERRAAWRRGLRAAMWSGHSHGRYSSSAWYADNHWSDLAEHCVAHVNIDSVGGAGADRFVTNSMPQTSALGAWAVREVAGAALAPKRVGRDSDQSFLGIGIPSLFGSLSHQEDGSLGWWWHTPHDTLDKIDPERLVRDARIFELALDRLLTDPILPLDYAAAAADLNRQLRAIAREAGPSFDLAPAVSAAGRLEELCGRLAQAAAQATPSSGAAPAAKRARVINECYRLLGRTLIPATYTVAGRYAHDPALDNEFLPRLAGARRLAALPPDGEEAKFLRVDLVRGRNAVLDAVQTACRIVEDCLGSVS, translated from the coding sequence GTGAGCGCGGTCTCGCAGTCCAGCCTGGTCGAGTACAACCGGCAGATCGCCCGGTGGACGCGCCTCTCCGGCAGCGTCGAGGAGCGGAACGCCGCGGACTACGCGGCGGAGCAGCTCCGCGCCGCCGGCTACGAGACCCGCATCGTGACGCACGACGCATACATCAGCCTGCCGGGAGCGGCCTCGCTCGCGGTCACGCATCCGGCGCCGCGCGACGTGTTCTGCATCACCCATTCGATGGGCCGGTCCACGCAAGCGGCGGGGGTCGCCGCGGATCTCGTCGATGTCGGAAAGGGCCGGCCCGAAGACTACGCGCGGGCGGGCTTTAGTTACATGGTTGCCCGCGGCGGGTCCGCCGGCACCGCGGGCAAGATCGCGCTCGTGGACGACCTGGCCACACCGGAGCAGGCGGTGCTGGGCTCGCGCCTCGGCGTCGCGGGCCTCGTCTTCGTCAGCGGCCGGCACGCGCACGAGATGTGCGTCTCGCCGGTGTGGGGCAACCCGGCGCCGAGCACCGCCGGCACGCTGCCGGCGATCCCGATGGTATCGGTCCACCAGGCGGACGGCCAGGCGCTGCGCCGTCTCTGCGCCGAGGGGCGCACCGCCGTGCGCTTCGCGGCCGAGGTGCGGACGGGATGGACGTCCACCCCGATCGTGCTCGCCGACCTCGACGCGGGCCACGCGGCGGCGGAGCCGGAGATGTTCGTGCTGTTCTCGGGACACCTCGACGGCTGGCACCTCGGCGCGATGGACAACGGCAGCGCGAACGCGACGACGCTCGAAGTCGCCCGCGTGCTGGCGGAACGGCGCGCCGCGTGGCGCCGCGGCCTGCGCGCGGCGATGTGGTCCGGCCATTCGCACGGCCGGTACTCGTCCTCCGCCTGGTACGCGGACAATCACTGGTCCGACCTCGCCGAACACTGCGTCGCGCACGTCAACATCGATTCCGTCGGAGGCGCCGGCGCGGACCGCTTCGTCACCAACTCGATGCCGCAGACGTCTGCGCTCGGCGCGTGGGCGGTGCGGGAGGTCGCCGGCGCCGCGCTTGCGCCGAAGCGGGTCGGACGCGATTCCGACCAGTCGTTCCTCGGCATCGGGATCCCGTCGCTCTTCGGCTCGCTGTCGCATCAGGAGGACGGGAGCCTCGGCTGGTGGTGGCACACGCCGCACGACACGCTCGACAAGATCGATCCGGAGCGGCTCGTCCGCGACGCGAGGATCTTCGAGCTGGCCCTCGACCGCCTGCTGACCGATCCGATCCTGCCGCTCGACTACGCCGCGGCGGCCGCGGATTTGAACAGGCAGCTGCGGGCGATCGCTCGCGAGGCGGGACCGTCGTTCGATCTCGCGCCGGCGGTCTCGGCCGCGGGACGCCTCGAGGAGTTATGCGGCCGGCTCGCCCAGGCGGCCGCGCAGGCGACCCCGTCGTCCGGAGCCGCCCCCGCGGCCAAACGGGCCCGTGTGATCAACGAGTGCTACCGGCTGCTCGGGCGGACGCTGATTCCGGCGACGTACACGGTCGCCGGCCGGTACGCGCACGATCCCGCGCTCGACAACGAGTTCCTGCCGCGGCTCGCCGGCGCCCGCCGTCTCGCCGCGCTGCCGCCGGACGGCGAGGAAGCGAAGTTCCTGCGCGTCGACCTCGTCCGCGGCCGCAACGCGGTGCTCGACGCGGTGCAGACGGCCTGCCGGATCGTGGAAGACTGCCTGGGATCCGTCTCCTAG
- a CDS encoding ABC transporter substrate-binding protein, translating to MRRVAAAALLLALTAGLPAAGRGRPVVVGAVYPVEGPQAAPGAGVDEYHGLLLAADYVNGRGGVGGRPVEVRLASAPSSDSAPAAVEQLAESGVTAIAGTYGSVIARPAAETAAHLGVVYWETGAVGEIPAEAGPGRYFFRVAPSGGVLGREAVAFVRDQLAPRLRRPGPLRYTVVYVDDAFGRSEAQGEIAEIRRSGLPLAASVPFNPWRANYAALTARIAASRTDVLIVGAYMENAVALRQAILRAHVPLAVNIGGCSAYIMPEFGRRLGAGAVGVFSADKTGDLLPTRALTPDAARALLWAQREFQRRYGHPLWEPALSGFTGGIALFGDVLPRARDFSAAGIADAARRSALPDGALPNGAGLAFGAPGTAGAGENLRAASVIWEWIAPNTRALVWPPKFATHAVVLP from the coding sequence ATGCGACGTGTCGCAGCAGCCGCACTCCTCCTGGCGCTGACGGCGGGGCTCCCCGCCGCCGGCCGGGGACGACCGGTGGTCGTCGGCGCGGTGTACCCGGTCGAGGGCCCGCAGGCCGCGCCGGGCGCCGGCGTCGACGAGTATCACGGGCTGCTCCTGGCCGCCGATTACGTGAACGGGCGCGGCGGCGTGGGCGGACGCCCGGTCGAGGTGCGTCTCGCGTCCGCGCCGTCGTCCGATTCGGCGCCCGCGGCCGTCGAGCAATTGGCGGAGAGCGGTGTGACCGCGATCGCCGGCACCTACGGCAGCGTCATCGCGCGGCCGGCCGCGGAGACCGCGGCGCACCTCGGAGTCGTCTACTGGGAAACCGGCGCCGTGGGCGAGATCCCCGCGGAGGCGGGACCCGGACGGTACTTCTTCCGCGTCGCCCCGAGCGGCGGCGTCCTCGGGCGCGAAGCGGTCGCCTTCGTGCGCGACCAACTTGCTCCCCGGCTCCGGCGGCCGGGCCCGCTCCGCTACACGGTCGTCTACGTGGACGACGCGTTCGGCCGCTCGGAGGCACAGGGTGAGATCGCGGAGATCCGGCGGTCCGGCCTCCCGCTCGCGGCGAGCGTGCCGTTCAATCCGTGGCGGGCAAACTACGCCGCCCTCACCGCGCGCATCGCCGCCTCGCGCACGGACGTGCTGATCGTCGGCGCCTACATGGAGAACGCGGTGGCGCTGCGCCAGGCGATTCTGCGCGCCCACGTGCCGCTCGCGGTCAACATCGGCGGCTGCTCCGCCTACATCATGCCGGAGTTCGGCCGGCGCCTCGGAGCGGGCGCGGTCGGCGTGTTCTCCGCGGACAAGACCGGGGATCTGCTGCCCACGCGCGCGCTGACCCCGGACGCGGCGCGGGCGCTGCTCTGGGCGCAGCGTGAGTTCCAACGGCGGTACGGACACCCCCTCTGGGAGCCGGCGCTCTCCGGATTCACCGGGGGGATCGCCCTCTTCGGGGACGTCCTCCCGCGCGCCCGCGACTTCAGCGCGGCCGGAATCGCGGACGCCGCGCGCCGCTCGGCGCTGCCCGACGGGGCCCTGCCGAATGGCGCCGGGCTCGCCTTCGGCGCGCCGGGGACCGCCGGCGCCGGCGAGAACCTCCGCGCCGCGAGCGTGATCTGGGAGTGGATCGCGCCGAACACGCGGGCGCTCGTGTGGCCGCCGAAGTTCGCCACGCACGCGGTGGTGCTGCCGTGA
- a CDS encoding proline dehydrogenase family protein: protein MPRASLVRHVLLAAANDPRLAAAARRYGRRTGVRRFVAGESLDECVPVVRRLNAHGLLANTTVLGEGVTDAAVAESIVRQYVAVLDRIDGEQLQANIAVKLTNLGLDFGEDVAYRNAARLVEHAARRGNFVRIDMEESPRVDATLRTYRRLREAGCGRVGVALQAYLYRSERDLADLLPLTPNVRIVKGAYLEPADVAYPRKADVDRSYVRLVERALLAGAYTAVATHDDRIIRHVADFAAREEIPAAAFEFQMLLGVRPQLQIDLAGQGYRVRVAAPHGPEWYPYLMRRLAERPANVLFVVRNLLRP, encoded by the coding sequence ATGCCGCGGGCGTCGTTGGTCCGGCATGTGCTGTTGGCCGCGGCCAACGATCCCCGCCTGGCGGCGGCGGCGCGCCGCTACGGCCGCCGGACCGGCGTGAGGCGCTTCGTCGCGGGAGAGTCGTTGGACGAGTGCGTGCCGGTTGTGCGCCGGCTCAACGCGCACGGGCTGCTCGCGAACACGACCGTGCTCGGCGAAGGCGTGACGGACGCGGCCGTCGCGGAGTCGATCGTCCGGCAGTACGTCGCCGTCCTCGACCGCATCGACGGCGAGCAGCTGCAGGCCAACATCGCGGTCAAGCTCACGAACCTGGGGCTCGATTTCGGCGAAGACGTCGCGTATCGTAACGCCGCGCGCCTCGTCGAGCACGCGGCGCGGCGCGGCAACTTCGTGCGCATCGACATGGAAGAATCGCCGCGCGTCGACGCCACGCTGCGGACCTACCGCCGGCTGCGGGAGGCGGGCTGCGGGCGGGTAGGCGTCGCGCTGCAGGCGTACCTCTACCGCAGCGAGCGCGATCTGGCCGATCTGCTGCCCCTCACGCCCAACGTGCGCATCGTCAAAGGGGCCTACCTGGAACCCGCGGACGTCGCCTACCCGCGCAAGGCCGACGTCGATCGCAGCTACGTGCGCCTCGTCGAACGAGCCCTTCTCGCCGGCGCCTACACGGCGGTCGCGACGCACGACGACCGGATCATCCGGCACGTCGCGGACTTTGCGGCGCGGGAAGAAATCCCCGCCGCGGCGTTCGAGTTCCAGATGCTGCTCGGCGTGCGCCCGCAGCTGCAGATCGACCTGGCGGGGCAGGGCTACCGCGTCCGGGTGGCGGCGCCGCACGGCCCCGAATGGTATCCCTATCTCATGCGGCGGCTGGCCGAACGGCCCGCGAATGTCCTTTTCGTCGTGCGGAATCTCCTGCGCCCATAG
- a CDS encoding PQQ-binding-like beta-propeller repeat protein, whose translation MFRHASWARAVFVIALLALPYAGLSDGPAVQAAPDGEDVGLRGNVLIADADNNRVLEVTPDKRIVWEFPRPGDLAPGQTFVDPDDAFYTPGGRTIITNQEDNHMIAIIDYATHKIVWEYGHAGHPGSAPGYLNTPDDAYQLPDGRVVVADIKNCRVLLFDPPPARHVQRQFGKTGRCDAGEGHLMSPNGDTPLPNGHLLVTEIGRRSASELDLATGRIVHRIPLPVAYASDTQLTRAGEYLTVDYVHPGRVVVASRTGKLLWSYGPKSGPGMLNHPSLAIELPNGNFLLNDDDNNRVIVLSRRTKRILWQYGVTGVAGRTPGYLKDPDGVDLKPAAFGR comes from the coding sequence GTGTTTCGACATGCATCGTGGGCTCGCGCCGTCTTTGTCATCGCGCTTCTTGCGCTGCCGTATGCCGGACTGTCCGACGGACCGGCCGTCCAGGCCGCTCCCGACGGCGAGGACGTCGGGCTCAGGGGTAACGTTCTGATCGCCGACGCGGACAACAACCGCGTCCTCGAAGTCACCCCCGACAAGCGCATCGTATGGGAGTTCCCCCGCCCCGGCGACCTTGCCCCCGGCCAGACCTTCGTCGACCCCGACGACGCGTTCTACACCCCGGGTGGCCGCACGATCATCACCAACCAGGAAGACAACCACATGATCGCCATCATCGACTATGCGACGCACAAGATCGTCTGGGAGTACGGCCACGCCGGCCATCCCGGCAGCGCCCCCGGCTATCTCAACACGCCGGACGATGCCTACCAGCTGCCGGACGGCCGCGTGGTCGTCGCCGATATCAAGAACTGCCGGGTCCTGCTCTTCGATCCCCCGCCCGCCCGCCACGTGCAGCGCCAGTTCGGCAAGACGGGACGCTGCGACGCCGGGGAGGGGCACCTCATGTCCCCGAACGGCGACACGCCGCTGCCCAATGGGCATCTTTTGGTGACGGAGATCGGACGGCGCAGCGCGTCGGAGCTCGACCTGGCGACCGGCCGGATCGTCCACCGCATCCCGCTGCCGGTCGCCTACGCGTCGGACACGCAGCTGACCCGCGCCGGCGAGTATCTCACGGTCGACTACGTCCACCCCGGACGGGTGGTGGTCGCTTCACGCACCGGGAAACTGTTGTGGTCATACGGGCCGAAGTCGGGCCCGGGCATGCTGAACCATCCCTCGCTGGCGATCGAGCTGCCGAACGGCAACTTTCTCCTGAACGACGACGACAACAACCGCGTCATCGTCCTGAGCCGGCGGACCAAGCGGATTCTGTGGCAGTACGGCGTGACGGGCGTGGCCGGCCGGACACCCGGCTACCTCAAGGACCCGGACGGCGTCGACCTCAAGCCGGCGGCGTTCGGCCGGTAA